The Salmo trutta chromosome 6, fSalTru1.1, whole genome shotgun sequence genomic sequence CTGCATGAGTTGACttcgcaagtaagcatttcactagaaggtctacacctgttgtattcggcacatgtgccTAATACAATTTCATTCAGCCAAAACAAATGGTGGAAAGAGAACGTATCCCATTAATGGGTCCTTTTAGTTTGCAATGTCTACTGTGAATATTACATTTAAACAAAATAGTCAATTTACAGCTGTGTTGCACTGATTGTTCTGTTATTGCAATGTAAATCTCATAATAAAAAGGGGTGGATTTGTTTGTAAAAAATTATAATCACTTTACTTGTCTATCCAATAGCTCACAAAACATGAACTGAAAGGTACACAGCATTTCAATTATTGTACCCAGTAACAGTAAGATACATTAGTGTTTCTGTTAAGGATGTGAGTAAACAGACAACATAATAACTACACAATACAGGTATAGCCAACATCCATATTGAGATTGATCTTCAGTTTGATAAAGCAAATCAAAGATAAATATTACAAATTGAAAGTAAAAGGATATTAAAACATAAGGCAATACATGTGTACAGTAAAAATGAAAAGAAACAGTTTCCTGTAGAGAAAATTCACCTGCATTCACATTACTGCAACAAAATGTAATACAAAGTCCTACATAGTCTCACGAACCAGACCTGGCCTTGCTCAATTTGACCTGGCCCAGTCCATTGTGATTAAGCCGAGCAATAGGAAAATAACttaataaaaacatttgtcatttgAGACAACAGAGTTTCCAAGTAGGGGCTTAGACCCACGCacgtgcgtacacacacacaaacttgatATAGGTCAGTCAGAAAGCAAGGTAGCACCATGGAAGTAGATAATGGTATGCTACAGAATGCTACAAGAGCAAAGGGGGGGGGTGTTATAAGATgtcatggaattgttttaagaaggtcatcatggatcatttagctatttgatttggaattttaggagcCTTTTAGGTATcctaaaaaattaaataataaagcaTGACAAAATATTACACTTGGCCTACAATAGCCCATATATAAACACAATGAATTACACATTCATAAACGGCAAGacagtacaaaaataaatcataagaaataaggttttgaagtgtctgtcctatatcaaGGAAATATAAGAAAGCTCcggattattatatatatttttttaaacacatttaaccccttatttttgttggcacaaaactactttcattcatttgtatgggttacctttagGACTGGTCCAGCGACACTTGTGAACGTCAAAGCAAAACACAGAACACCGTCGTGTTCGTGAGTCTACGATTTTCTGGATGTCTCCTGGTTTGACAAACAGCTCTGTAGCTCCGCCACTTTCCACTGCTGATGCAGAAGGGCGACATAGGCGGATGAAGTGGATTGAGACATAGCCCATGCTAGATCTCTCTAGCTcaaactgatggattttgatgggcttgttttttttaattatgttacttagatAACACACCGGTGCATCAATAGACTTTACGGGTTTTAACATCAAGTTATGTAAGACTGAAAAAGGTCAAACTATCATGGGGTGAGTTTCCCAAAAACaaaagtaactgtccagtatTTCCAGATTTATATTAAAGTAGCATGCCAGTGTTTCCAGATAATTACAATATTACGTTTTTCTACCAATTTtttaataaatgtaaaaaaaactgcttttctgagttggaatggtgtgggcggaAACCAACAAAAAATATTCATGAGAGTAGACAGCTGATTGGCCAACTCATCATCCTTTATGCGGAAATAAaaagcattaaaaaaaataaaaagatttttttttttttttaaacagtcagATACACATTTGTGGtggttttgaagtgtttttttttctccaattcaTGCTTTGGCCAAAAATacgagtataggatgagtcaCGACATTATACGTGTAAGAGTTATCAgaattttttacttttaaaatAGATCCACTGGACAATTACTTTCAGGTTGTGTTTACAGAGgcaacccaattctgatctttttccactaatttgaccaatcagattaaGCTCTTTTGCCAAATCAGAATTGGACTGACTGTCTAAGGCggtctacacttgacacttacatgcGACTTCGCATATCATTATATGAACATCACATTGAAAAAGACAGATCTAGATGCACAAAAGTCGCACTGTGGTCGGATCTGTCTGACCACTTCAAGAGGTGGTCAGAGACGCATGTGTGTGGATTTCTTCTCATTCTGGACCCAATCAGGCTACCGAAGGTGCATGCAGTGGGCCACATCAGCACTCCGCCCACAAGTTTTCAGAAAACTTGTGTTTTGGGAGAGAGAAGCACCTTTTTTTCATTAAATGTTGAAGGAAATACATTCCTAGCGTGTGAGAAACGTGTTTGCTGGCTTCaattagctagttggctagcattTATTAGAAAAACAATGTTTTGTTTGGCTAGAGTTAAGCTAACCTGTAAGAAATCCCTTTAGCGTTgctagctacagtaccagtcaaatgtttggacacctactcattcaatatttattctttatttttactattttctacattgtataataatagtgaagacatcaaaactatgaaataacatgtggaatcatgtagtatccaaaaaagtgctaaatcaaatgtattttatatttgagattcttcaaagtagccactctttgccttaatgacagctttgcacactcttggcattctctcaaccagcttcacctggaatgctttttcaacagtcttgaaggagttcccacatatgcggagcacttattggctgcttttctttcactctggtccaactcatcccaaaccatctcaattgggttgaggttgggtgattatggaggccaggtcagcactccatcactctccagcctggaggtgtgttgggtcattgtcctgttgaaaaataaatgatagtggaactaagtgcaaaccagatgggatggcgtatctctgcagaatactgtggtagctatgctggttaagtgaacctttaattctaaataaatcactgacagtgtcaccagcaaagcacccccacaccatcacatctcctcctccatgcttcacggtgggaactacacatgcagagatcatccgctcacctactctgcgtctcacaaagacatggtggttggaaccaaaaaacgcaaatttgggctcatcagaccaaaggaaagatttctacctgtctaatgttcattgcttgtgtttcttggcccaagcaagtctcttcttattggtgtccttaagtagtggtttctttgcagcaattcgaccatgaaggcctgattcatagtCTTCTCCGAACAGTTGATGTTTCATCATAGCAtgtgatggtttttgcaactgcacttgaagaaactttcaaagttcttgaaatttaccagattgactgacctacatgtcttaaagtaatggactgtcgtttctctctgcttatttgagctgtttttgccataatatggacttttgtataccacccctaccttgtcacaacacaactgattggctcaaacgcattaagaaggaatgaaattccacaaattatctttaaacaaggcacacctgttaattgaaatgcattccaggtgactacctcattaaggtggttgagagaatgccaagagtgtgcaaagctgtcatcaatgcaaagggtggctactttgaagaatctcaaatatattttgatttgtttaacacttttttggttagtacatgattccacatgtgctATTTTATAGTTtagatatcttcactattattctacaatgtagaaaatggtaaaaataaagtaagaccctggaatgagtaggtgtgtcctgcAGCTTGCTGGCTAGTTGAGGTTAGTTGGCTAGTAGGCTACAGCCATCAAGTTGTGTCAGATTTATCCTGTTCCACCGTTTGCTgaatgcatactggcatttgaatatagCATGGGAAAAGGGAAACCGGACACAATAtggacacatttaaatgtagttTTAGACGCATGAGGTGTTCTTAATTCCATGATCAGAGCTACATGATCAAAATACAAAAGCTGAatgaactgtcaagtctagacaTGGCGGGTAAGAGTTAAAGAGTTGAAGTAGTCAAATGTAATGTCTGAAATGTAATGTCTATGATGAAATTCCAAAACAAGGAATCCAGTCAAAAGGAAAATATCATTTGaggctcaaaaaaaataaaaaataaaataaaaaagaagagGTACTCCAAACATTGCATATGACTGTGGGGATAGTCTACTCCAGGGTTTTCCCAAACGCTGTCCTCGGGACCCAAAGGGGTACACGTTTCAGCTTTTGCCCTAGCAAAATGTGAACAAGTAGTGTTAGTGcataaaccaaaacgtgcacccgtTGGGGTACCGCAGAACGAGTTTTGGAAACGCTGGTCTACTTGTTCACATTCACAATGGACATCAAGGCATCAATGTTAATGACTGAGTGATGActagagaggaagaggtgaagtgaGAGGGTCACCTCCCGTCAATTTCTCCATGCGGGAATACAGTGATAAGCAGTCTGCCTGCCTTCCCGCTTTTGGGACAACGGCTACCATTGTTAGGGGCGCAAACAAGACCATCTTGTCATTATGTACAGTACCTCATTATATATATTATGTACAGTACCTCACAACATCACCTTGCCCACCAGCGAAGGTAGAGGAGAAGAGATCGAATCAAATGCGCACTGTTGTAAACAGTAACTTCTGGCGGTTACTGAAGCCAATGTGGCATGTTGAATACATTTTCGTCGCACGAGTTTGGCTCTAACATTTGAACCGCTTTGGCTATAAGCTATTATTATTCCCCTCTATGATGATCACAAGCCGCGTTAGAAGggaatgtcacaaaaaccacaaTTTGGCCCCCATAAGAATATAGTTGAATAGCAATGTCATAGGAGTGGAAAGGCTGTCCTTAGGGCTATAAAGTGGAAAGGCTATCCTTAGAAAGGCTCTGATAGGCCAGATCGTTCTGCTTCGGTTTGCCACAGAGTGTCGTGCAGTACGCCTTAATTAAAACCCAGACAGTTATATTGGTGCCGTAATCTCCGAGTACGAGGTCTAAAGGGGATAAAATGCAACCGAGGTGGTTTGATGAACCATACTCTtttgatgagtaaccttgctggAGACTTGTGTTAGCTTCCTGAATTCATGCCAATGGGCTTTAGCTAAGTGGGCTAAGTCTTCTGACATGCAGGAGACCTGGTTTGAACCCAGTCACATGAGCAAGATTAAATAGGGAGTGGAAAGGCTCGACAGGGCTATTGAACTATATTCCTAAGGgggcaaaattaaaaaaaatggtgACCTTCCCTTCTAACGTGGCGTGTGAGCATCAGAGGGGAACAGAAAGCCCATCTGCCAGAACCTTCTGTTTACTACTTTCCTGGCTGGGCAAAGAACCAGGATGTTGTCCCCGTTTTTGAATCAATTGAGAGAACTGAATCTGAATGCATCTGAGAAATTGAATACATGAAACATTGATTAACTACACCCACCAAATGGAGCAAATGTACCTGTGTTCAAGAATGTTTTTGGGAAACGTgtcgttcagtacaaaccgtCATGCAACGTAGCAAAAGTTGAAACAAACTGAACACACCCCGTCAGTAGAAGATGTAAAAGATGGGGTGTGttccgtcagtagaagatgcctggttattctttaaaaagtgctttcctcacaatattaagtaagcatgccccattcaaaacaaatgtagaaccaggaacagatatagcccttggttcacttcagacctgactgcccttgaccagcacaaaaacatcctgtggcgtacggcattagcatcaaatagcccccgtgatatgcaacctttcagggaagttaggaaccaatatacacaggcagttaggaaagcaaaggctagctttttcaaacagaaatttgcatcctgcagcacaaactccaaaaagttccgggacactgtaaagtccatggagaataagagcacctcctcccagctgcccactgcactgaggctaggaaacactgtcaccaccgataaatcaacAATTGAgaattcaataagcatttttctacagctggccatgctttccatctggctacccctaccctggtcaatagccctgcaccccccacggcaacttgcccaagcctccccattactcctttacccaaatccagatagctgcaaaatttggacccctacaaattagcagggatagacaatctggaccctcgctttctaaaatgatcaaccaaaattgttgcaacccctattatgagcctgttcaacctctttcgtatcgtctgagatccccaaaaattggaaagctgccgcggtcatccccctcttcaaagggggagacactctagacacaaactgctacagacatacatatacacacacacatatacacacacacacacacatatatatatcctaccctgcctttctaaggtctttgaaagccaagttaataaacagatcaccgaccatttcgaatcccaccgcaccttctccgttatgcaatctggtttccgagctggtcatgggtgcacctcagccacgctcaaggtcctaaatgatatcataaccgccatcgataagagacaatactgtgcagctgtattcatcgacctggccaaggctttcaactgtcaatcaccacattcttatcggcagactcaacagccttggtttctcaaatgactgcctcacctggttcaccaactacttctcagacagagttcagtgtgtcaaatcgaagggcctgttgttcgagcctctggcagtctatggggctgccacagggttcaattctcgggccgacttttctctgtatacatcaatgatgtcgctcttgctgctggtgactctctgatcgcaaacgacaccattctgtatacttctggcccttctttagacaCTTAACTAACCtgcaatgccatacaactctccttccatggcttcctactgctcttaaatgcaggtcaaactaaatgcatgctcctcaaccgatcgctgcccacacctgcacgcccatccagcatcactagtctggacggttctgacttagaatatgtggacaactacaaatacctaggtgtctggttagactgtacgctctccttccagactcaaattaagcatctccaatccaaattaaaattggcttcctatttcgcaacaaagcctcctttactcaagctgccaaacataccctcataaaacggactatcctaccgatccttgacttcggcgatgtcatttacaaaatagcctccaacactctactcagcaaattggatgcagtctatcacagtgccatccattttgtcaccaaagccccataaaccacccaccactgcgacctgtacgctctcgttggctggccctcgctacaaactcgtcgccaaacccactggctccaggtcatctataagtctttaataggtaaagccccaccttctcagctcactggtcaccatagcagcacccacccggagcacgcgctccagcaggtatatttcactggtcacccccaaagccaacacctcctttggccgcctttccttccagttctctgctgccaatgactgaaacaaattgcaaaaatcactgacgctggagatccatctctccctcactaacagatcactgcacctgtacatagcccatccaactacctcatccccatactgttattttaaagattttttgctcctttgcaccccagtatctctacttgcacattcatcttctgcacatctatcactccagtgtttaattgctaaattgtaattatttcaccactatgggctatttattgccttacctcctttgcacacactgtatataacgtaaattccggactataagccgcaacttttttcccaggctttgaacctcgcggtttaaacaatgacgtggctaatatatggatttctcccgctttcaattttttttctctccaaaaaaacacattctgtgacgtgctcagttttttggcggcatgaagctttcattagacaaatgaaattgccgaacgggttacgtcaaacaacttttttgtttactgtttagattaaatcgagcactctcaaacttcctatcattctgattacggtagtcattttgtcaccatcatggcaaagacacggagaaatgcttatgatgcagctttcaagttgaaggtgattgatctggctgttggaaaaggaaatagagctgctgcacgggagcttggtcttaatgagtcgatgataagacgttggaaacagcagcgtgaggaattgactcagtgcaaaaagacaactaaagcttactgcaaatttgttattttttgttacaagccgtgtttcgttaaagcctatttatttttgttacaagccatgtttcgttaaagcctatttatttttgttacaagccgtgtttcgttacagcctgtgtaaagttaatttgtttcaatgtaccggtaggcacctgcgacttatagacatgtgcggcttatttatgttcaaaatatatatatttttttaattcagtggctgcggcttatattcaggtgcgcttaatagtccggaaattacggtatacacTTTTTTccctctattgtgttattgactgtatgtttattccatgtgtaactctgttgtttgtggtcgcactactttgctttatcttggccaggtcgcagttataaatgagaacttgttctcaactagcctacctggttaaataaaggtgaaaataaaaacCCCTGGGTTGCATTAAAGTCACTCAATAGTTACATGATAAGCCTTACAGAGTAAACGGTCTTTATGGAAAATGTAACGATGGTGGCGGAGATGGTCATCTTTGGTGCATAGCCACAAGTCACCACCCTGTTGTGAAATGAATCAGGGTCATGTCCAGAGAAAATTGAACACAACCTAGCTCGCCAAAAAACATGGACTATTTAAGAAAAAGTTCATGGAGGACCTTAAAGAGCGACTGACCCTAAAAAGCAACTTCTtctgggagtcccatatggctgcacacaattggcccagagtcgtttGTGTTAGGggaggctttacttggctcatcgcgctctagcaacttcTTGTGGCAGGCCAGGCGCCTGCAGGCAAACTTGGGTCGTCAGTTGaccagtgtttcctccgacacattggtgcggctggcttccgggttaagtgggcgggtgtAAAGGAGCGCGGTTTGGCATgccatgttttggaggacgcatgactcgacctttgcctttCCCCAAGCctgttgcagcgatgagacaagatcgcaattggatatgactgaattggggagaaaaagggggggtAAAAAAAATATGGCCTAAGTagcatcgatatgagtcaaacatttattctagtgtcaaaatgtaCTACTAAGTGTATTTGTCCAAAACTGATATGCGAGacgataaaaaataaataataattatatgtTACGGAATGAAGATTAACATAACAGTTTTCCGTGGGTTGGGTTTATTTTAATCCTGCCCACAAGCcagcacccaagtaatcatcaattcggaGCACAGCTCCACACTACCTGATCATAATGCCTATGGGGCTAGTcagggaccatcagtaaattacaatgtacatttaaataaaataaattaactatgcaagtcagttaagaacaaattcttatttacaatgacggcctaccccggccaaacccggacgacgctgggccaaatgtgcgccgccctatgggactcccaatcacaaccgTATGTGATACAGGGTGTGTACATGGGACAATATCTCTAAATTTCAATGATTTAAAAACTTCAAcccaactataaattgtagaaattcatatacaaatattgaaagcatttaatgagacaaCTAAAATTATGTACATTGTGTAACTTATGGACGGTCCCTACTATTCCCAAAGATGGcctatccaaagtcaaaccaacttTGCCAAGGTAGCACACCAGccggctgaagctaattggctaaCTCTTCCCATCTGCGAACACACAAGAGACACCTACATCAAACCAGACCGCGAAACCAACTCCCGTTTGAATTCAGTCATGGAaactagcatttcttaatgaaccaagTCTAAAACAAGGCAAAATTAGGAAGTGCAGTAGCCCTTTAACACCAAAGATCTACGACATGTTTAGATATAATCCAGTTGACCCAGTCTGTAACAAGTGGGTCTGAGGCAGCAGTAATGGAAAGGACTTGGTGCTATAGAAACCAAGAGAGAACGTGACAGAAAATATGGTGATTTCTGGTAATGCTCATTAATTACAGGACCTAACTTTTCCAACGGAAAAGGTAAATGAAGTAAAGGCCAGTTAAATTACTAAACAAGTTCAGGTAAACTGTCAAGTTTCACACGCTTCTACCATAATGAACGAGAACCCAAAGAATTGGTCTTCTCTCCAAGAATGAATGAAAGGGAGTGTAAATAATGAAACTGTGATTCCCCTCACAACAGAGAAGAAACAAAGCTTGTCAGTGTGCTTATGTATATAATTTTGAAGTTTTGAAAACTTAAGAGTGTATGCATCAATAGTAATCCTGGATTCAGTGCCCAACTAGTCCTGGGCCTAGAAAGAATATACAATAGTGATGAAGGACATGCTCCTACAGAAAGTATGATCAGCTTAGCCTATAATAATACACTAAACCAAATTTGGCACATCttacagtagcctacaattaGAAAAATATAACTCAATTGATTAAACAATAAAGTAATTTCAATATGACTGAAATATGTAGTCTAATATCTATCTTACAATATAGTCATCTCAGTTTTCATTTGAAACCTGTTTTGTCATTGCTTCGCTTGTTTGTAGCATTGCAAACTTTGTAGACTATTTGTATTCAACTATGAAGTTAACAGCAGTCAGGGACAAACACTTAGATTGTGTTTATCTGAGATGGTGTGTAAAGTTATGCGGGAGGGCAAAAGATAATCTGACACACTTTAGCTGTTCTACAAGTGGTCTGAAGCAGTTGTTAGATTACAAGTGTTTTCAAATGGAAGTTAGTAATGATGGTTTTGTGAAACAGCTCTGAGATTTAACGATGATCCTACGAAATTTCCTTAacatgcttttgggaaacccaaCCCTGGAGGCATGCAGGCTTTTTTCCTCTCATTCAATCAGGTTAATTGGTGTTAAATCATTTCAATTGGAAATGGTCCCTCAGAAATAGGAAAATGTTCTGGGTTTGGGGCTGTCCAAGATCTCAGTCATAACATGACCATGGTCTTGTTGGGTATGCGTACATTTAAGTTATAttcacttatttttttatttttaaatcagcTTACAAAAGAGCCAAGCCCAATGTTTTTACCACATTAAGTCTGTGCCATCTCTAACATTTGGTCCAGAAGAACTAAAGAGGCTGCAAGTTTGAGGAGTGTCAGAGCATAGAGGATCGATTGAGCAACACAAGGATTATGGGACTGCCAAATCTGTCCATGAACCACTTGCCACAGTCAGCGCCACTCACCTTTTGTTCAACCAACCAGTTACTTCTGATCCAAGACTAGAATCCCTGGGTACCAGAACCAGGAGTAAGGGGCTTCTATGGGCACAAATAAAATGCAAAAATAGGTGAAATATTTATATACACAAAGCAGTCATCACTGACCCCCTTGTCACTATAAAATGCAGCATCTCTCTCGAATCCTCTGGGCCAAACTTTTCCTTTTCTTCTTGCCGTTTTTCTCTTTACTGTCCTCCATCTTTCTCGCTCGGATCTCTCTCATCAGGTCAAAGAATACCTGCAAGACGAGTATAAACACAGTCTGTCTACAGATATGgcaccatgttactatgtaacaTCCAAGACAACCTTCTCTGCAGTTTGTGAATGCAGAGGAGCTGGGAGCAGAATGCTGAGCCCTGGTTGGTAGATGCAACCCATCTGGCTCACCTTGTCGACATTGGCACGAGTTTTGGCAGAGGTCTCCACGTAGCACACGCCCCACTGTTCAGCACGCGCCTTGGCCTCTTCCGCGCTGACCTGCCGCCGGTCCTCCAAGTCAGACTTGTTCCCCACCAGGAGGAAGGGCGCACTCTCATCCTCCTTCACCCGCAAGATCTGCTCCCTGCAGAGCAGAGTCATTAGATGACAGTGGAGCTATGACATGTAACAACTATGGGACTATGATATGTAACTACATGGAGTTGCTATGCTGCTCAACCTGAAGTCTGCTGTAGCTGCAAACGACTCTGCCTCAGTGATGGAGAAGACACAGAGGAAGCCCTCCCCACTGCGGAAGTAGTTGTCCCGGATGGCAGCATAGTCCTCTTGTCCCGCAGTGTCCAGGATGTCTATCTGGACCTCCTCCCCATCCAGAACTACCTTTTTCCTATAGCTGTCCGCTTTGGTTGGTTCATAGTCCTCAACAAACTGGGGTAGCATCAACAGACATTAAATTACTACAAAGTGAGTTAATGCACACAACTAAAAATTTGGGGAAATGAAATCAGCCTAAATCAAGGCCGGTCAAACTGACGTTTggtttagactagaggtcgaccaattatgatttttcaacgccgataccgattattggaggaccaaaaacatccgataccgattaaatcggccaatgttttaaaatgtacttatttgtaataatgacaattacaacaatactgaatgtacacttattttaacttaatataatacataaatattaTCAATtcagcctcaaataaataatgaaacatgttcaatttggtttaaataatgcaaaaacaaagtgttggagaagaaagtaaaagtgcaatatgtgccatgtaaaaaagctaacgtttaagttccttgctcagaacatgagaacatatgaaagctggtggttccttttaacatgagtcttcaatattcccaggtaagaagttttaggttgtagttattataggaattataggactatttctctctatacgatttgtatttcatatacctttgactattggatgttcttataggcactttagtattgccagtgtaacagtatagcttccgtccctctcctcgctcctacctgggctcgaacaaggatcacatcgacaacagccaccctcgaagcagcgttacccatgtagagcaaggggaacaactactccaagtctcagagcgagtgacgtttgaaacgctattagtgtgcacccgctaactagctagccatttcacatcggttacaccagcctaatcttgggagttgataggcttgaagtcataaacagcgcaatgcttgaagaattgcgaagagctgctggcaaaacgcacgaagatgctgtttgaatgaatacttacgagcctgctgctgcctaccatcgctcagtcagactgctctatcaaatcatagacttataaATACGAgtctttggtcattaatatggtcgaatccggaaattatcatttcgaaaacgaaacgtttattatttcagtgaaatacggaaccgttccgtattttatctaacgggtagcatccctaagtctaaatattcctgttacattgcacaaccttcaatgttatgtcataattatgtacaattctggcaaattaattacggcctttgttaggaataaacgGACTTCACACAGtccacaaattcatgttagcaggcaatattaactaaatatgaaggtttaaaaatatatacttgtgtattgatgttaaagaaaggcattgatgtttatggttaggtacattggtgcaacgaca encodes the following:
- the LOC115195716 gene encoding ras-related protein Ral-A-like; protein product: MAAAKPKGQNSLALHKVIMVGSGGVGKSALTLQFMYDEFVEDYEPTKADSYRKKVVLDGEEVQIDILDTAGQEDYAAIRDNYFRSGEGFLCVFSITEAESFAATADFREQILRVKEDESAPFLLVGNKSDLEDRRQVSAEEAKARAEQWGVCYVETSAKTRANVDKVFFDLMREIRARKMEDSKEKNGKKKRKSLAQRIRERCCIL